In Rhododendron vialii isolate Sample 1 chromosome 9a, ASM3025357v1, the following are encoded in one genomic region:
- the LOC131301868 gene encoding probable NAD(P)H dehydrogenase subunit CRR3, chloroplastic, whose translation MRNQLTQSVTMHCSTTLSFSKPQILASLSGNNSPPPPGPPPNANPRPPQHALTAAAAAAEQEQIRKLQKRKRKPPSVAEIERAIGAGMFKDRDTSNRNAEKNKTLFDRFLSITIGETEGSVEKKLRESGEWIIDRTEKAPKSTGKNILMAVFLGVLPLWMLSFLVASGVVKLPFSTPFLDDLIM comes from the exons ATGCGCAACCAATTGACGCAGAGCGTCACCATGCATTGTTCAACCACTTTATCCTTCTCAAAGCCTCAAATTCTTGCTTCTCTGTCCGGTAATAACTCACCTCCTCCTCCTGGACCTCCTCCTAATGCTAATCCAAGGCCCCCACAGCACGCTttaacagcagcagcagcagcagcagaacaaGAACAGATAAGGAAGCTACAGAAACGGAAACGAAAACCGCCCTCAGTTGCTGAAATTGAAAGGGCAATCGGAGCTGGAATGTTCAAGGACAGAGACACCAGCAACAG GAACGCAGAAAAGAACAAGACTCTGTTTGATAGATTTCTGTCGATTACAATCGGAGAAACCGAAGGGTCGGTGGAGAAGAAGCTCCGGGAGTCCGGGGAGTGGATCATCGATCGAACCGAAAAGGCGCCCAAATCTACCG GTAAAAACATTCTCATGGCTGTGTTCTTAGGGGTTCTACCACTTTGGATGTTGTCATTTCTTGTAGCTTCCGGGGTTGTAAAGCTGCCATTCAGTACCCCTTTTCTCGATGACCTAATCATGTGA
- the LOC131301867 gene encoding uncharacterized protein LOC131301867 isoform X1 has translation MMALSFPTYFKFKPPNLQLKKLHTHLEFISFRTHAFYFSTHGFRLDPKSLSTPIVATRACSDSSPSDIGSLTSSLSKSGDGSVALFVQMLGLDNDFLDREQAVVSLWKYSQGGKECIDAIMQFSGSVILIINLLQSHSGSTCEAASGLLRMISSVPVYREFVADHGAIEAITALLSRSSLTPEEKEQSIGTLWNLSVDEKLREKITNSDLLPLLVKFLEDEDNKVKTASGGVLANLALSRFNHKAMVEAGVIPKLAKFLKTYEKVLKVPRKEAINILSEEKELKVLRKEAKNALLELAKDKYYRILIVEEGLVLVPLVGSAAYESFKPDSDSGLTWPDGTEIEKIYEGPAPYGASEVLIELDVNGKISVDDAKANAMIGQSTQQSLARAGVIEMDDEKVNQSESSLDSKFTVLEWIDGIARLVLILGLEDESAIARAAEAIADASISEHMRTSFKEAGAIKPLLQLLDHRSDAVRLAAVDALERLSISNTVCQKIEAEGGLPPLIDSLKNSEVSESFMEKTLNILARMLDPSKEMKSKVYDGPVNGSKEEREATRKTGSEVKVDEMHVSNSTSSFPTTHARDLLDSAAIACLVEFLKKSSPNLQRKAASILECVILSGQSIDTIISADIESGLDAVFQQKSLHDSELEMDFEQPELHALEVEEAGLAVSAASQLLTRLLDFDSFSSTIQNPSHFISLLRKILRSSIPLPYKNWVASALRKLSSLSNGPFISCENPINLEVIRYETIPRLIEQMESPSLELQEATVVELYRTISEGGADSIGAVAAVGGIFPLVKLIEEGTERAVEAGLAILYDLSMDMENHPAIIAAGAVPALRRIILSQKPQWTRALDLLRALPT, from the exons ATGATGGCCTTGTCATTCCCAACTTACTTCAAATTCAAGCCTCCAAATCTCCAGCTCAAAAAATTGCATACCCATTTGGAATTTATTAGTTTCAGAACACATGCTTTCTACTTCTCAACCCATGGTTTTAGACTCGACCCAAAATCTCTCTCTACGCCTATAGTCGCCACAAGAGCTTGCAGTGACTCTTCCCCTTCT gaCATTGGGTCATTAACAAGCAGCTTATCCAAGTCCGGAGATGGTTCTGTGGCCTTGTTTGTTCAGATGCTTGGATTAGACAATGATTTTCTTGACAGAGAACAGGCAGTAGTCTCACTATGGAAATATTCACAAGGAGGAAAAGAATGTATTGATGCTATCATGCAATTCAGTGGCTCCGTAATTCTCATTATAAACCTTCTTCAGTCGCACTCTGGTTCTACATGTGAAGCAGCTTCAGGGCTCTTGAGAATGATATCCTCTGTTCCTGTATACAGAGAGTTTGTCGCAGACCATGGGGCAATAGAAGCTATAACTGCCCTGCTGAGCCGCTCTTCTTTGACTCCTGAG GAAAAGGAGCAAAGTATAGGTACGTTATGGAACTTGTCTGTTGATGAGAAACTTAGGGAGAAAATTACAAACTCTGATCTTCTTCCTTTACTTGTCAAGTTCTTGGAGGATGAGGACAACAAGGTGAAAACAGCTTCTGGAGGGGTTTTGGCTAATTTGGCTCTGAGTCGCTTTAATCACAAGGCCATGGTTGAAGCAGGAGTTATACCAAAATTG GCAAAGTTCTTGAAGACTTATGAAAAGGTATTGAAGGTACCGAGAAAAGAAGCAATTAATATATTATCAGAAGAAAAAGAGTTGAAGGTACttagaaaagaagcaaaaaatgCATTATTAGAACTTGCTAAAGATAAGTACTACAGAATTCTTATTGTGGAGGAAGGTCTTGTCCTAGTTCCTCTGGTTGGTTCTGCTGCCTACGAATCGTTCAAACCAGATTCAGATTCAGGGCTTACTTGGCCTGATGGTACAGAGATTGAAAAGATTTACGAAGGACCTGCACCATATGGTGCCTCTGAAGTACTTATTGAATTAGATGTCAACGGAAAAATTTCCGTAGATGATGCAAAGGCAAACGCAATGATTGGACAATCAACTCAACAATCTCTTGCTCGTGCTGGGGTTATAGAGATGGATGATGAGAAAGTAAATCAGAGTGAGTCTTCTTTGGATTCGAAattcaccgttttggaatggatTGATGGTATTGCTCGTCTGGTTCTGATTCTTGGACTAGAAGATGAGTCAGCAATTGCTCGAGCTGCAGAGGCAATTGCTGATGCGTCTATTAGTGAACACATGCGGACATCTTTTAAGGAAGCTGGAGCTATCAAACCTCTACTCCAACTTTTAGACCATCGCAGTGATGCTGTTAGATTGGCTGCTGTTGATGCTTTGGAGAGGTTATCTATCAG CAATACTGTTTGCCAAAAAATTGAAGCTGAAGGTGGTCTACCTCCTTTGATAGATTCACTGAAGAACTCAGAAGTCTCCGAAAGCTTTATGGAGAAG ACTTTGAATATTCTTGCCCGGATGTTGGACCCTAGCAAAGAAATGAAATCAAAG GTTTATGATGGACCAGTTAATGGGTCAAAGGAGGAACGGGAAGCAACAAGAAAGACAGGGTCAGAAGTAAAGGTGGATGAGATGCATGTATCTAACTCTACTTCCAG CTTTCCAACTACCCATGCAAGAGATCTGTTGGATTCCGCTGCCATTGCTTGTCTCGTTGAGTTCCTGAAGAAGTCATCACCAAATTTGCAAAGAAAAGCCGCTTCCATCCTTGAGTGCGTGATACTGTCTGGGCAATCCATTGACACAATCATCTCAGCGGACATTGAATCTGGTTTGGATGCTGTTTTCCAACAGAAATCTCTTCATG ATTCAGAACTTGAAATGGACTTTGAGCAGCCAGAACTCCACGCCCTGGAAGTTGAGGAAGCTGGTCTTGCGGTCTCAGCGGCATCCCAGTTACTAACAAGACTTCTCGACTTTGATTCATTCAGTAGTACCATACAAAATCCATCCCATTTTATTAGCTTGCTACGCAAAATCCTTAGGTCGAGTATACCTCTTCCTTACAAGAACTGGGTTGCTTCTGCACTTAGAAAACTCAGTTCTTTGTCCAACGGCCCCTTTATAAGCTGTGAAAATCCGATCAATCTTGAAGTCATTCGTTATGAGACAATCCCGAGATTGATAGAGCAGATGGAATCACCTTCTTTAGAATTACAAGAGGCCACTGTTGTAGAACTTTACAGAACAATCTCTGAAGGGGGTGCGGATTCGATTGGGGCAGTTGCTGCTGTGGGGGGAATATTCCCTTTGGTGAAGCTGATTGAAGAAGGGACAGAGAGGGCTGTCGAAGCAGGATTAGCGATATTGTATGATCTGAGTATGGATATGGAGAACCATCCAGCGATTATAGCGGCAGGAGCAGTTCCAGCTCTGAGAAGAATCATTCTCTCGCAAAAACCACAGTGGACTCGAGCACTTGATCTGCTGAGGGCTTTACCTACATGA
- the LOC131301867 gene encoding vacuolar protein 8 isoform X2 produces MMALSFPTYFKFKPPNLQLKKLHTHLEFISFRTHAFYFSTHGFRLDPKSLSTPIVATRACSDSSPSDIGSLTSSLSKSGDGSVALFVQMLGLDNDFLDREQAVVSLWKYSQGGKECIDAIMQFSGSVILIINLLQSHSGSTCEAASGLLRMISSVPVYREFVADHGAIEAITALLSRSSLTPEEKEQSIGTLWNLSVDEKLREKITNSDLLPLLVKFLEDEDNKVKTASGGVLANLALSRFNHKAMVEAGVIPKLAKFLKTYEKVLKVPRKEAINILSEEKELKVLRKEAKNALLELAKDKYYRILIVEEGLVLVPLVGSAAYESFKPDSDSGLTWPDGTEIEKIYEGPAPYGASEVLIELDVNGKISVDDAKANAMIGQSTQQSLARAGVIEMDDEKVNQSESSLDSKFTVLEWIDGIARLVLILGLEDESAIARAAEAIADASISEHMRTSFKEAGAIKPLLQLLDHRSDAVRLAAVDALERLSISNTVCQKIEAEGGLPPLIDSLKNSEVSESFMEKTLNILARMLDPSKEMKSKVYDGPVNGSKEEREATRKTGSEVKVDEMHVSNSTSSFPTTHARDLLDSAAIACLVEFLKKSSPNLQRKAASILECVILSGQSIDTIISADIESGLDAVFQQKSLHENAAETIESYYYMEGKPSQN; encoded by the exons ATGATGGCCTTGTCATTCCCAACTTACTTCAAATTCAAGCCTCCAAATCTCCAGCTCAAAAAATTGCATACCCATTTGGAATTTATTAGTTTCAGAACACATGCTTTCTACTTCTCAACCCATGGTTTTAGACTCGACCCAAAATCTCTCTCTACGCCTATAGTCGCCACAAGAGCTTGCAGTGACTCTTCCCCTTCT gaCATTGGGTCATTAACAAGCAGCTTATCCAAGTCCGGAGATGGTTCTGTGGCCTTGTTTGTTCAGATGCTTGGATTAGACAATGATTTTCTTGACAGAGAACAGGCAGTAGTCTCACTATGGAAATATTCACAAGGAGGAAAAGAATGTATTGATGCTATCATGCAATTCAGTGGCTCCGTAATTCTCATTATAAACCTTCTTCAGTCGCACTCTGGTTCTACATGTGAAGCAGCTTCAGGGCTCTTGAGAATGATATCCTCTGTTCCTGTATACAGAGAGTTTGTCGCAGACCATGGGGCAATAGAAGCTATAACTGCCCTGCTGAGCCGCTCTTCTTTGACTCCTGAG GAAAAGGAGCAAAGTATAGGTACGTTATGGAACTTGTCTGTTGATGAGAAACTTAGGGAGAAAATTACAAACTCTGATCTTCTTCCTTTACTTGTCAAGTTCTTGGAGGATGAGGACAACAAGGTGAAAACAGCTTCTGGAGGGGTTTTGGCTAATTTGGCTCTGAGTCGCTTTAATCACAAGGCCATGGTTGAAGCAGGAGTTATACCAAAATTG GCAAAGTTCTTGAAGACTTATGAAAAGGTATTGAAGGTACCGAGAAAAGAAGCAATTAATATATTATCAGAAGAAAAAGAGTTGAAGGTACttagaaaagaagcaaaaaatgCATTATTAGAACTTGCTAAAGATAAGTACTACAGAATTCTTATTGTGGAGGAAGGTCTTGTCCTAGTTCCTCTGGTTGGTTCTGCTGCCTACGAATCGTTCAAACCAGATTCAGATTCAGGGCTTACTTGGCCTGATGGTACAGAGATTGAAAAGATTTACGAAGGACCTGCACCATATGGTGCCTCTGAAGTACTTATTGAATTAGATGTCAACGGAAAAATTTCCGTAGATGATGCAAAGGCAAACGCAATGATTGGACAATCAACTCAACAATCTCTTGCTCGTGCTGGGGTTATAGAGATGGATGATGAGAAAGTAAATCAGAGTGAGTCTTCTTTGGATTCGAAattcaccgttttggaatggatTGATGGTATTGCTCGTCTGGTTCTGATTCTTGGACTAGAAGATGAGTCAGCAATTGCTCGAGCTGCAGAGGCAATTGCTGATGCGTCTATTAGTGAACACATGCGGACATCTTTTAAGGAAGCTGGAGCTATCAAACCTCTACTCCAACTTTTAGACCATCGCAGTGATGCTGTTAGATTGGCTGCTGTTGATGCTTTGGAGAGGTTATCTATCAG CAATACTGTTTGCCAAAAAATTGAAGCTGAAGGTGGTCTACCTCCTTTGATAGATTCACTGAAGAACTCAGAAGTCTCCGAAAGCTTTATGGAGAAG ACTTTGAATATTCTTGCCCGGATGTTGGACCCTAGCAAAGAAATGAAATCAAAG GTTTATGATGGACCAGTTAATGGGTCAAAGGAGGAACGGGAAGCAACAAGAAAGACAGGGTCAGAAGTAAAGGTGGATGAGATGCATGTATCTAACTCTACTTCCAG CTTTCCAACTACCCATGCAAGAGATCTGTTGGATTCCGCTGCCATTGCTTGTCTCGTTGAGTTCCTGAAGAAGTCATCACCAAATTTGCAAAGAAAAGCCGCTTCCATCCTTGAGTGCGTGATACTGTCTGGGCAATCCATTGACACAATCATCTCAGCGGACATTGAATCTGGTTTGGATGCTGTTTTCCAACAGAAATCTCTTCATG AAAATGCAGCGGAAACTATAGAGTCGTACTATTATATGGAAGGGAAGCCTTCTCAAAATTGA
- the LOC131301870 gene encoding NAD(P)H-quinone oxidoreductase subunit L, chloroplastic, whose amino-acid sequence MSSPLNLSLQIPRALPSLCNSHSAIPSLSIHSKLKQHHNSKPNKRCEERATTITGKLTDCFSPKNSSLAIQVGALFCTVVQPVFAVTGENNNDYDLTVDLIQSGIAAFIYFLVAPPIILNWLRIRWYRRKLLETYVQFMLVFMFFPGLLLWAPFLNFRKFPRDPSMKYPWSTPEDPSKIPNSYLKYPWASPEDYDFD is encoded by the exons ATGAGCAGCCCACTGAATTTGAGCCTCCAAATCCCCAGAGCTTTGCCTTCTCTCTGCAATTCTCACAGTGCAattccttctctctccatccactcCAAACTAAAGCAACACCAcaactccaaaccaaacaag CGTTGCGAAGAACGGGCAACAACCATTACTGGCAAACTCACAGACTGCTTCAGTCCTAAAAATTCATCTTTGGCTATCCAAGTTGGAGCTCTTTTCTGCACT GTTGTGCAGCCAGTGTTTGCTGTTACCGGAGAAAACAATAACGACTACGACCTCACAGTTGATTTGATACAATCAGGCATCGCGGCCTTCATATACTTTCTTGTCGCACCT CCCATAATTTTGAACTGGCTTAGGATCAGATGGTACAGGAGAAAACTATTGGAGACGTATGTGCAGTTCATGCTTGTGTTCATGTTCTTTCCAGG CCTGCTGCTTTGGGCGCCCTTTCTCAACTTCAGGAAATTCCCAAGGGATCCATCAATGAAGTATCCTTGGTCTACACCAGAGGATCCTAGCAAAATTCCCAACTCATACCTCAAATATCCATGGGCTTCCCCCGAAGATTACGATTTCGACTAA